GGAAAAAACAATGTTCACAACAATGCATTCTATGCCGAGGAAAGACTGCTTAAATCAGAATTGGAGGCAATGCGCGATTGCAACCCTTTATCTGCTCGACATTGGATTGTAAGTTTTTTCAACTTGTGTatgtaaaaaatacaaaatagaaaTTCTCATTAATAGCTTTCGTCCAGAGTTGCTAAAGTGAATTTTGTGTTTCAGGTTAGAAACACACGGACAGTAAACCGAACTGGGCAGCTAACAGGTTACAGGCTAGTACCTGGTTCAAATTGTTTACCTTTAGCTGGTTCAGAAGCCAAGTTTCTGCGAAGAGCAGCTTTCTTGAAGCACAATCTTTGGGTCACTCCTTATGTTCACAATGAAATGCATCCTGGAGGAGAGTTTCCTAATCAAAATCCGCGAGTTGGAGATGGGTTGGCTACTTGGGTTAAGCAAAATAGATCACTGGAAGAAGCTGATATAGTTCTTTGGTTAGTTCACTATATTCTATTTCTGTGAAGAATTTAATAACCATGCACTGATAGCTGAAACAAGTTATATATCTATATTCTTTGGTTAGGGATATAGATAtagatgattatgatgttatctGATCTTGTGAAATGTTGCAGGTATGTATTTGGAGTGACACACATTCCACGATTGGAAGACTGGCCTGTTATGCCGGTGGAACGCATAGGTTTCATGCTAATGGTATTCAACCCAACATTAACTTATTTCCATTCTTTCTGTGCAAATATCAAATGAGATTCAAATTGAAATACTTTGAAAACATGAGATTATTTGCCAAAGTTGGACTTCTtcttatttgataaataaacCTCAATATGTTAATAAATTAGGCATATGTCTGTTGGAACATGTTTTAGAAGTACATGTGGAAGCAATTGCAGTTTAGTAACAAACTGATATTGATTTTCTGTTCATAGTGTTGGTATTAATTTGGTCCTGCTATTCATAATGCAGCCACATGGGTTTTTCAATTGCTCACCAGCTGTAGATGTTCCCCCAAGTGCTGGTGATTTGGATGATAAGGAGAATGGAATGCCTGCTAAGCCCATTCAGAATGAGTTGATTGCAAAGCTGTGAATGAGCCAAAAGTAGAGACATTTGGTGTTATGTTTATCTAATTACTATattaaaatttggttttggcCTAACTCAACCCTACAAAATTGACTTGTAAGGCAAGGGATGCCTCccatttatataaatagatttTCTGGTCATATCACATTTTTAATGCAATGTGAGACTCTGAACACATTGAGTGCAgcaatttgatttaattttactGCTTGCTAGTTAAACTGATTCAAAGTTAAGCTTCATGGGGGATATTTAAGAGTGTTTAGCTTATGCATCCGATGTCATTGCAAAATGATAATACTTGGTGCATGTTTGAAATTGCggcaaatttgaaaaaatcatattgatattgtgatttgttgaaattttaaagtgtattttttgtcaaaattatgaTGGCACACTGTAATTATGCCAAACTCGCCGCCAACTAAAACATACACTTCGTGTATCTagaggtgtagaattgattctggcATATTTGGTTGTTTTcgaataaaattgattttgcttttaaaattgattctacttgaagttaggatttgtagttttttattCTAGAATTGGTTTTCACACATAAATTTATAGTTCGATTCACTTTACATTGTATTCAAACACAAATCACTTTAccttcaactcacttttatctagaatcaattttacacaatcaattcactcaaaataaATTCTTGCCACCGCAATGTGTCTGCTTCTACGATGACAAAATGATATTGAATGagttgattttatataattgatttcggttaaaagtgagttgaacaattAATTTGAAGGtaaaaatcaagtttggaaTCAAACTAAATTTAACTTCTTCCACTTTTGGAGGAGTCAAAAAATTGATTGTAGAAGTGTACAGTTGATTTTGAAAGGTTTGGTTCCTCTAGGGTAAATTTGATTTTGcctatagaattgattttagttgaaGCTAGAAATTGTAACCTCCaagtgtatgtttgattttgtgatgacataaattaattatgtaaaattgattttgacatgtttagtTTTTTATAGATACACTCAAACTTACTGTTCAACTCATTTTTACATGAATGAATGTATCCAATAATAAATTACTTACATTAAACTCAATCTTTACAAGattcaattcactcaaaatcaatttttcttacTACAAAACCAAACATAGAATTCATTGTAaaagcaaaatcaattatattaaaaaacatcaaaacatttcaaaatcaatttcacatctatagaatcaattttgattcatgtACAAGTGAAACAAATATATACTTCATACATGTTTGGTATTATGGTGGATCGGACAAAATCACAATGTCgtcataattttatcaaactcacCGTAATATCTAACAAGCACATTTCTGATATTATAGATGCGAGGGGAAAAAAATGGCTCCTTTTAGATTATAATGCATTTGCGTGAATATCTTGTTGATAATTCTTCCTTTTAGATTATAGTACCTTTTAAACCAAAATCactaaaatcaatcatatttttcattattgTATCAAGAAGATGTAATTGGTCAACATTGTTTTATTAGATTATTGATTGTCACAAACATGAAGACCCATAACACGGACATATCGATTATAATTGACAAAACGAAATAATTATATGTTGGTGAACCTATAGCCTAAAGTGTATATGGTACCTAGTTGTCAAACTTAAGAAGTGTCTTTTCTAGTTTTAAAAGCATAAATAATGAGATTTAAATTATGAATCATCCTGACAATTCTTTTTCGGTGGCGGGGTTCAAACCCTCAACCATGCAAgatccataccaactgagctaagttcacgaggactCACAAATGCTTTAAGAACACTAGTTAAGagagtaatttaaaaaaaaaaaattgcattaaaaagaacaaaatttttaattccaaaaggttaaatatgttttttttgaacCAGCAAGTAATCACTTGATACACTTTCATTCACTCACTTGATACCCTTGTTTTGAGAATGAAGAAACAAAGAATAACAGAATAATGAAAAGTGAGAATGgagagaaaattgaaatatattgaaGGAGAATTCACTTCAAAATACATCTCATGTTATTTCTCATCCActaattgttatttatacaTCATGTGGTGAAACTATAATTTGCTTAACAAGCAAaaccaaaacagaaaaaacaaaCTACTTAAAAACAGTTACAATTTCTAAAAGGTTACAGCATGTACAAGttcaattaaattgtttattaaaatattattttgtccTCTATTGTAGTTTTAAGTTCAATTTTGTTGGCACAAAACTTAGTCTCAAGAGTCTCAACTTTGATGGCAATGAGTGAAATGCCAAGAGTGTGTGCTGTAATGTACCTTTCTAATAATCTGAGCCACCGGTTGTGCTGTGTTCATGTCCCTAATATTCTTGTCTATTTTATTGCACTAGATTTGTCTCAGTTTGTGGACCAATGTCATCATGatgtttctttttccttttttttattaagtataTGACgacataatgtttttttaatatcgGAGTTTGGACACATAATAAGTTCAATGGTGGTACAATATggagtaaataaaaataaaaggaaagaaagaagataaaacAATATATGGAGTATTATTTGTCTATTTTGATGAACGTGTTGACTCacaattgtattttattatctattatcTATATTGCTTGCTAGGAAAGAACTATTAATAACGATCTTTGAAATTTCTACAAGGAAAAAGAAAGCTTTCTCCTCTACTATTGACATTTGTGAATTAAAATGTGATATGCAAGAATGACAAGAAATGTAGCACTAACGTCGATGTAAAATGTAGGAAAAATACATATTTGAATGTGcaaagaatgaaaaaaagttgaatatttCGAAAAGTAAATatgatttgaaaattaaaagaacTTCTAAAGTAAAAATACATAAAGTAAGGTGCATAAAAGTTTAAAGGATTTGCAAAGACTACTTTGACGAGAGTGTAAATGAATTGAAAACTTTACACACAATTAAAGCAATGAGTATACTTAAAAAGCGTTGAATAAAAACTTGAAACTTGAAACTGCTGGAGTGAAAAAACTTGAAacttaaagtgaataaatgatAGTAGATGATTGAATAAAAAGcgttgaattttaatttaaataaaagaaaataagtatatttaaaaaaaaaatgagaatcgTAGTAACACTAGATTTATGAGATTCAAGCGACCTTGTACAATGACCATTcgaaactatttttttttttaaaatcaaattttattagaGAACCAGATCCCTGTTTAAGACAAACAAAAATCagtgaaattgaaaatataaacaagaGACGCCGTATATAGAAGGAacacccaaaaataaaaatcctaaaaacaCCCCTGATGACAACACCCACCAAAATACACgtcaccacctaaaacagatTCCTTCGCGAAAACGACCAATGTAAAAACGATATCCAACACCACCTGTCGTCACTACTCATCCCCAAAGAAAAATACCCCTCAAAATTAAACTCCCACTCCTGAACACCAAAGCTGAGCCATATCCGAAAGATCATGCAGCTTCCACCACCTCTCGACCTCCGATCCACCGAAAGAAACCATAAAAAGCCCAAAACCAAACTTGCTCCAAAGAACTGACTCCCAATCTCGAACCAAAAGTGATCAGTCCACCAGACTTTAGGACCAAAACAGAAGGGCATCCCTCACCCTCGATACACCAGAGAAACACCAGATCACGCCAAACTAGCTTGCAGCTAGACAcggactcccgatctcgaagcaaAAGTAACGGGGCCCCCAGAAACCAGCACACAAAAAGAATGACAAACGACATAATATGATGTGGTGCAAACAACAAATAGATCAAAACGAAAATGCTCAACTCAACGGGACCCGCTTCCTCCAAACATCTTAAACACCTAAACAACCCCAAAAAAACGCAAACAAGAGTTAAGTCTGAGCAAAGCTCTATATGGACTTGTCCGCCAAAATTGACACCAAATGAAATCAAACCTGAGACCTCTAGAGAAGCACACTCTAAGATCCCAAGTCAACCACTAGATCAAACTCAAATGAATATATCTAGTCATTTAAAAGATGATTTACTCAATCCAACCaatctacaaaataaaatttataatttcacTTTCCACTAAATATCACATTAAATTGCATTggaaatgtgtaaaataatcTTGATAAATACACCCAGATTATTATTGtaagcaaaaatttatatttttgatttattgaataaataatgtatgtttATATTATAGAcaacatacattatttattgaatgaatttaaagaatgaatttttgtttataatagttaCGGgatgatgtaagtattaataaGACATCTTTTtagtataataatattaaataaataaaatcaaatttcatgactttttttagatagacgaaatgacaaagtcattataaactgaGACACATACAAGTGGAGGTGTCGGGGATCGAACACCGAGCATAACTTCCGACTTAACAATCTTGACATTTTTGCCAATTAAGCTAAAACACATGtgacatttttgttgttgaaaattcGGTATTTGATGCAAGAACCGACTAATTCGAAGGGACCAATCCCACCACACatttaaattcaaaacaaatttttgtacGAATTTGCCTACCGAAATTAATACTAGAAGGGATCGAACCTAATACCTTAAGATAAACAAACTCCAAGATCCTACGTCATCTATTACGTCAACCTCAAATGGATTACACATGACATTCTTATATcaaaaaaacatacataaacaTTCGAATCGATCAATATTCTTTCTCCTCTCACTTCTCTCATAATGTAACTCACATATCTcattatataattttgaaaagtaaattataaatgtaaaatatactcgatcataataatatatagtaatttcctttaaaaaaaaacagttaaatgtACTATTTGCTGACCAAAGAAGAAGACTTAACGTAGAACACGTTTACATTATTTTGacaaagaaacataaaaacaaccATGCGTGCTAATAATCCTCACAAAAACGCCAATATTCTTCTTCCGATTCCCAACTCGAATCCCACCTGACTCACTCATTTTCAACTCACTCAACTCGTCCCTTCCCTTAACCATGTCTTCTTCACCAGAAGCAAAACGCTTAGAAGAAGAACTTTCCTATCCAATTCTCGTCGCCGAACGAATTCGCTCCGCCACAGAAGAAACCGATTCCTTCAAACTCGAATGCTCCGAAGTCTGGAAACACGTCGAACGTCTCCTTCAAATGCTCCGTACACTCGTCCGATTCGCCGCCACCGCTCCTCCGCCGCTTTACGAACGTCCCGTCCGCCGTGTCGCCGCTGAAGCCGCCAAGAATCTTGAACGCGCTTTAACTTTAATTCGTAAATGTAAACGCCGGAGTATTCTCCACCGTGTTGTCACCATCGTCACCGCCGCTGACTTTCGGAAAGTTCTTGTTTATCTCGACGCCTCCGTCGGTGATATGAAGTGGCTTTTAAGTATCCTCGACGTCGACGGCTCCGGCGGCGGCGGTGGAATTAACTTATCGCTTCCACCGATTGCGAGTAATGATCCAATTCTGTCATGGGTATGGTCTTTTATAGCTTCAATTCAAATGGGTCAattgaatgataaaattgaaGCTACAAATGAACTTGCTTCGTTAGCACAAGATAATGATAGGAATAAGAAGATTATTGTTGAAGAAGGCGGTGTTCCGCCTCTTTTGAAGCTTTTGAAAGAAGCTTCTTCGCCTGCAGCACAAATTGCGGCGGCTACTTGTTTGTGTTATTTGGCTAATGATTTGGAGAGAATTAGGGTTATTGTGAATGAAGTTGGTGTACCTGCTGTTGTTCAGGTTCTTGCTGATTCGCCGATTAGGGTTCAAACGCTAGCGGCTAATTTGGTTGCTAGGATGGCTAAACATGATCCTGTTGCTCAAGAGGATTTCGCGAGGGAGAATGCGATTAGACCGCTTGTTACACTTTTGTCGTTTGATACGGCTGTGGATGAGCAGACGAGTATTCATTCTATTTTTCAGGTTAATAAGGAGTTAGGTAAGAAGACGACGGATAGGTCTGGTACTGGAAGTGGTAGTCGACAGTTTGCAAATTCGTATTCGAGTACTTATTATTATACTGAGGGGAGTAGCCGTGGAGGGAATTATAGGAAGGAGAGGGAGAATGAGGATCCTGCCGTGAAGCTTCAGCTTAAAATTAGTTGTGCTGAGGCGTTGTGGATGCTTGCGGCAGGGAGTGTGTCGAATAGTAGGAAGATAACCGAGACGAAAGGGATGCTTTGTTTGGCTAAGATTGTTGAGAAGGAACAGGGGGAGTTGCAGCGGAATTGTTTGATGACTATAATGGAGATAACGGCTGCAGCTGAATCTAATGCTGATCTTCGACGAGGTGCGTTTAAGACCAACTCACCTCCTGCTAAAGCTGTTGTGGAGCAGCTGTTGAGGATACTTAAAGAGGTTGATAGCCCGTTGATGCAAATTCCGGCGATTAAGTCTATTGGTTCGTTGGCTAGGACGTTTCCTGCTAGAGAGACTCGAGTAATTGAACCTCTAGTAGCACAGCTGAGTAATAGAGACATAAATGTAGCAGATGAAGCAGCCGTTGCTCTTACCAAGTTTGCTTCTCCAGATAATTTCCTATATGTCGAGCATTctaagaaaataattgaatttgatGCAGTCCCGGCAGTGATGAAACTGCTGAGGAGTAACGAAGTTAACCAAATGCATCATGCGCTAACTCTTCTTTGCTACCTTGCACTACATGCTGGCAGCAGCGAGTCGTTGGAACAAGCACGGGTATTGTTGGCTCTAGAAGGTGCTGATAGAACAATTCTTCCTCAGCATATTAGAGATTTGGTATCCAAAGCAATCGGCCACCTCAATTTGTATCATGCAGGAAGTCATTCTCAACCATTGGTATATATGCCCTGAGCACAAATTCATATAGTTTGTGGACCCTTTGTTTTAATGGGTTCATCATTATATTATTGAGCTGGTTGCATCTTGCCCACTTGTTGGGGATTGTGGGGGATTTTGTTATATAGAATCAAAGCATAgttcaaaaaaatacattagtTTTTCAGCTTGGGCTGGTTTTTATCCCTTTTCCCCTCATGAAACTAGTTAGTGGGGTGGTGGTTGTGCAGAGATTATTTATAATGGATAATTACTTTTCTTAGTCATTCAAATTTTGCTGTTTGTGTACTTATTTTGTTCATCAAATATGCTCTCTACATCACATTTTGATAGTGCAAATTTTTATCTTAGGATAGaattgtttgaggttttattccTTTGCAGAATGTACATTGCAGCTTCGccatttgaagaatttttacTTCTGACCTCATGTCTCCAATCAATGGTCAAAACATTAGCTGTAGAATTGaatgttgaaagataaaattaacgATCATCGTCGTATATACTTCTTATATAAAACAGGAATTAGTCATTTCCCTTTATGTTCACTTGTATTGTGCTATATTTCTTCATGTATTTTTATGCAGACTGAACTTGGGGAAGGCCAGATATGGAGATAATTTGAAGCTGGCCTGGATATTTTATTGCTTTGTTTTCATAAGATATTAGATATATATACTCTAAAATGTATTATGAGATGGATATGAAATTTAATCAATTGTGCTTCTTACTCAGTTGCAGCAAGCAATTGCAAGGGAACATTTAAAAAAGTCCCTTCttcgtttgattttttttttttttttttttttttttgtaaatataagTACCACTGAAACAGTCCATTCTATATCCTCTGAATAATTATTGTAGCATTTTACTAAAATTCTCATTAGGTTGCTGGTAATCTTACGGACCCTTGTCCCTTAAGTTGGACCGAAAGAACAGTTTGTATGTACAAATCCGCTAGATAATATTCCACGGCCAAGAGGACTGAGGATATACAtgttatgttttcttttgaacATATTTTTATTAGGCTCAAAGCGTACCCTTTAGGCTTCAGTGTATCAACACAGTTTCCTTTTCAGGTTCATGATCTTTCTTGTGTTTTCATTCTCAAACCTAGGGATGGCAagactttctttaaaaaataattagataaaTGACCTGCGCGGTCTTAATAGGAGTAAGCGTGCTGTAGAGTTCTACACAACTTTAGGCTGCAAGACTGTCAAGACCACACATCAATTTTAGTCAATTTTAACGCAGTTACACAATCTCGATCGTTAATCCAAATCAGCCAGTTGAGAGCAGTAATTTATtctcagttaaaaaaaaattaaaattttatgagaGATTTATACAATGCACTAAATGTTACTGCAAATATATTCCGCAAAAAGGGTATTGATAGActaatatttattgaaattttgtaGAGATTAAAAACGGAATTTGAGATATTTACAGggataaaaaacttatttaatccAATAGTAGGATTAATAATACTCTTTTattgtataaataaaatttatggtGAGGTACCACAATATAAGATATGGGGAAACTTGG
Above is a genomic segment from Medicago truncatula cultivar Jemalong A17 chromosome 5, MtrunA17r5.0-ANR, whole genome shotgun sequence containing:
- the LOC11415571 gene encoding uncharacterized protein, producing the protein MSSSPEAKRLEEELSYPILVAERIRSATEETDSFKLECSEVWKHVERLLQMLRTLVRFAATAPPPLYERPVRRVAAEAAKNLERALTLIRKCKRRSILHRVVTIVTAADFRKVLVYLDASVGDMKWLLSILDVDGSGGGGGINLSLPPIASNDPILSWVWSFIASIQMGQLNDKIEATNELASLAQDNDRNKKIIVEEGGVPPLLKLLKEASSPAAQIAAATCLCYLANDLERIRVIVNEVGVPAVVQVLADSPIRVQTLAANLVARMAKHDPVAQEDFARENAIRPLVTLLSFDTAVDEQTSIHSIFQVNKELGKKTTDRSGTGSGSRQFANSYSSTYYYTEGSSRGGNYRKERENEDPAVKLQLKISCAEALWMLAAGSVSNSRKITETKGMLCLAKIVEKEQGELQRNCLMTIMEITAAAESNADLRRGAFKTNSPPAKAVVEQLLRILKEVDSPLMQIPAIKSIGSLARTFPARETRVIEPLVAQLSNRDINVADEAAVALTKFASPDNFLYVEHSKKIIEFDAVPAVMKLLRSNEVNQMHHALTLLCYLALHAGSSESLEQARVLLALEGADRTILPQHIRDLVSKAIGHLNLYHAGSHSQPLVYMP